In Coffea eugenioides isolate CCC68of chromosome 4, Ceug_1.0, whole genome shotgun sequence, the genomic stretch TGTGATATTGTCTTACTCGGAAGTTTCATAGAATAGAATGTCAAAAACTTAGGTTGGGACAGATACGTTTCATATTCTGATTCCCCCATCACTGGCACATGCAAGCCATTTAATAGAATAGAAtgtcaaaaactcattttcgtGTCTTGACTAGAAATCtgtttgaattgttattttttggagtttttgaaaaaacagTGTATTATAGtaattttgatatatgtaaacataaaaagataattaaaaaatgtgttcatgaaaaatataaaaagtttTTAGAGGAAAATGTCAATCTAAACAAAGCTGGATCGATCTAGTCTGATTGATAATCCATGGATTTGACTCAGCTATATAGATAATCAGCGAGACTCGGGCGAGTTCCACTAAATCAACTTGGATAATTAAAATTTGTAACAATTTTTGACAGAAGCTTTGCAACAAAGTACTGCAGCACAGCCCACAGGCCAACAAGATAAACCGGATTTAAAGAATTGGAACTCACAACTTGAAAGCTATCCATCAAAGAATCCATATTCAAATCTTCCCGCCTGATAAACCCAACATTTTCAAGTTTCATGGATTGAGGTTGTGATTTTTGAGAGAAAGGAACAAGTCTTAATCATGGAAGGATTGAGATTTGAAAGTTTTCTCTCATCCCAATTACGTACAGTGTGAAAGGGGTACAAAAGTTAGAAAATATGGTTGGGGAAGTAGAACGACTGGTGCGGGGAGAACCAAGTCTGTGAGCTAATTAAATTTGTTCTagacttaaaataaaaaaatgttgtCCCTTTTGGACCTAAGGAAAGTCTACGAATCAGCAGCCTGTATGGTTACAAGCATCCAATTTTGGTCCAAATGAATTGGAAGTCTCTTACTTTCATCCAAGTTTATATAGAACAACGTCACCATTTTTATAAAAGTTGTAATTATCTATACTAATGTAGAtggttagcaaatttaatttgatcATCCTGCTTGATATTGTACTTtctatttttaataattttttatgaatcttttaaacatttaaatggTAAAATATGCGTATCACCCGAATCGTGACCAATATGCAACGGTGAATAATTATGTCCGTCAATATGATCCAAACCGCGACTGCGATCCATGCATGGCATGAAAAGAAAAACCAGGGCATTGCAGTTGGCTAATCATTGCTCAAACCCCATGCTTGCTCTTAAGTTGAAAACAAGTTTTACTTATTATTATGGTGATGTGAGCTTAAATGACAGAGTCCAAACGTCAAGTAGGGAATCAAGACACGAACGGTATGATCATAATTGGCTGCACGTACAAAATAGTTGGCATGTTTTGTAGTGACTACATTTGAATGATGGACGGCTGAGAATGACTGATGAGGTTGCGTAATCAATTCTGAACACGAAGCtagaaactgaaaattttcctaaaatacaactGGATTGTTCTTGGTTGCACCTTTGGTTTTAATTTAGATATACAAGTCTATAATCTATAGAAATTCAAATCACATGGAGACGGCCTTTTAATGGTTAAGGTTGAGATTCTATAATCTTGCTTTCTCCTTTCCGCTTCTTGAATCGGCCTTAATATTGTTTTCAACTTTTTAAAATGTTACTTCATTTCCGCCACCCCATACATCACGGGATTCATGACAGATTAGCTCTACTACCAACATCTTCATTAGCCAACTTTTTAGTTTCTTGGCAGATGCTGCATGATCTACCCTTAATTCTATTTCCCACTGATGATATAAGGATATAGGAGGCTTTGGAAATGGACAAGTTAAGCATGAAGATGAAGATGCAAGTACTCAATATTGCAATGCTTTGGTTGGCGGTTGTAATATTTGCAGCGCCATTGGCTCCTGGCAGCATTGATCAAAGCCCCAAAGCGGTGGAAAAATGGATCAAAGAGCTTCGCCATGGAAAGGAGAAGATGACAAAGCTTCACTTCTATCTTCACGACATCATAACTGCTAAGAACCCCACAGCTGTAAGAGTGGCTCAAGCTAAGATTACTAGCAAATCACCCACGAAGTTTGGAGAAACTGTAGTCCTCGATGACCCATTGACACAAGGACCTGAGCCCTCTTCCAAGATCATCGGTCACGCCCAAGGTATATATAGTTTTGTTTCCAGGGAGGAAAAGTCACTGATTATGATTCTGAACTTGGTATTCAAAGATGGCAAGTTTAACGGCAGCACCCTTAGCCTTCTGGCTAGTAATCCCTTTCTCCACCAGTACAGGGAGATGCCAATACTAGGTGGTACTGGGGCTTTCAGATTGGCCCGTGGAATAGCTACAGAAAAAACCTATGCTGCCAATGTTACCACAAAAAATGCTATTGCTGAGTACCGCGTCCTCGTTCTGCATTATCGATTTTGATTCGATGCCATTTGTTCCTCCTATTTTACTGGCTAGTTTCCTTTGTCATATCGATCATAATAAGGATTTTCATGGCCTTCATTTCATGTTAAGGATGTAATTCttgaataatttaataattaattGAGACAAtaacttaaatttttttttcaatcagcAACATCTAAACTACTACTCAGTGCTGTGGAAGAGCATCAGCATCCATGAGTGCACACCCCAAAACGCCTCAACTATCGAGGTGATGCCCAAGGCTTAAGAAATCCTGGCTTTCAAGAGGccaaaagaataaaatgaaGCCAGTTGTTGGCACGGGGAGATAACTATTGGTAATGGAATAGGGGTCACTGGATTTGTTaaacaatcatttaaccaaCCAAATTGAGGTGACAAGGTGATGAATGGTTCCTATCAATTTTGACCATTTCTTAGAATGATTAGTATCAtaacaaagaaaaatttcaaCTACCTTTTGTTTTACATGTCCATCTATAACATTATAAGGTTTTTAGTTGTAGAAAATTTAAGGGAGAATTGtaattttggtccccaatctaTAGTGTACGGGCGAAATTATCCCCAATCTATTTCGAAAAtcaattttggtccccaatctaTTCAATTTTGCGCTAAAGTGGACAATTGACGGAATCTCTTCAATTTCAATCGGAACTAAGTCATGTGAGATCACATGCCGGCACCTAAAAcccctttttcaatttttcaatatCTAAAACAcgttttttaatattttcaactTTCTCTTGCCTTTTGTCTTATTAAACAAAGACATGAAAAGGGTAATCTCACAATCCAAATAACTCCTTTTGTTGGCTGCTGCCTTCAAATCCCCAGAACCCACAGCAAGAGTAAGAAGCTCAGCTTGGCCTCCAAGTCCAAGTCTTGTTCTTGCCTCCATTAGTAATGGAGATAATCTGCAATCAACACCGGAGACGGACCCAGTTCAACTCTCCTGCATAAACAACTGGAGCAGCAGCAGTACTACTTCAtaagcaagcaagcaagcagCTGAGAGAGAAGAGTGGATGATAATAATTAGAAATCAAAGGGATTATACGGACTAAATCATCAAAGGGATTATACTAGTAAGTATATTCCTTCCCTATTAGCCATTCTTCACCATTGAACTGGAATGAGCATTCAATTGAACTACTAGTATATTATTGGTACGTCGTGCTTACGGCTAGAACAGACACTTCATCGATGACTATAGAATGAGCCTTGTCTCTTTTGCTCAACTATCCCGAGGTGCTAGAGAAAGCTCGAGCTAAATTGGATGCTCAAGTAGGGATTGATCGATTGGTCGACGAACATGATCTATCCAATCTTCCTTATCTTCATAACATTATTTCAGAAACACTTCGGTTATACCCAGCAGCACCAATGCTTGTGCTACATGAGTTGTCTGATGACTGTAAACTTGGGGGATACAATATTCCGCGAGGCACAATTTTGCTAGTTAATGCATGGGCAGAAGGACCCAAACGTTTGGGATGATCCAACAAGCTTCAAGCCAGAGAGATTCGAAGGCTTCtggcttcaaccatcaaagctGATTCCATTTGTGATGGGAAGAAGATCTTACCCTGGTTCTGGCCTGACACAACGGGTGGTGGGTTTGGCCTTGGGATCTCTAATTCAgaattttgattggaaaagaattGGCGAGGAGGAGATTGATCTGGTTGAAGGGACAGGAGTATCCATGCCAAAAGCCAAGCCACTAGAAAAAACgtgttttagaaattaaaaaattgaaaaaggggTTTTAAGTGCCAGCACGTGATCTCACGTGACTTGGTTCCGATTAAAATTGAAGAGATTCCATCAATTGTCCACTTTAGTGCAAAATTGAATAGATTAGGGACCAAAATTGATTTTCGAAATAGATTGGGGATAATTCCGCACATACACTATAGATTGGGGACCAAACTTACAATTCTCTCAAAATTTAATTCCTACTGGTCTTACACCCTACATCTCGAGCTTTAGTCTCACCtcagagagggggggggggaagcTTCGCCCAACATTATCGTCAATTAGAACATTAATGCTCTTACTCTTGAACTAAGTTAGAGTCAATTGGACCTGGAGGTTAAAGACCAGGCACACTATCAGTATGACTGCATTTTATGTGTTCCCTCCCTTGTGATCAATTCCCTTAAGATGAGTTGGTTGTTTAGTCAACTAGTGCATGGTTAAATTTTTTATTGGGTTAATTATAAAAACCCCCCGTAAGGTTTAACAAGTTTGCACTTTATCTCCTAATGTTATTATTTTCTCCCTTTACTCCCTAAACCGTTAATCAACTCTAATATTGCATaatgaaattatcaaaaagaCATGGACACCCCTAAGGCTAGTCATAGTAAATTCCCTAAAAGTATAGCTATTTTGTACTTTATTCGTTGATATCACTTTTCTCTTAATTTGTTTATTCGTCCCTAAAATTATTAGTCAACTCTAATATTTTGTACCACTCAACATAAACTTTTTAGatgtaataaaaatttttaagaaaaatttagcatttcaaataaattttaataGCATCTAAGCATGGTATATTAGAAGAACAACTCTGAAAATTTTGAACTCCAAATCAACCATATTTCTCTTTTTTAGTATTATCAATGAAAAAAATGTATACTTCCACATAAAAAAATCTAGctattaaaagaaaagtttagCTATATGCACATTTCTAAAGAGAAATTGATAATATCCGATCATTTTTAGactttcaaaaatattttttgcattttaattttttaataataatttttatttattttttcccaCTATTGAATCAAATTAGCAAGATATGCTCCTCAATCTATAAAAAAGTGCAATTATGCAACGAAATTTAACTAGgaccatatatatataatatagttTTTTATTAGAGGTGTCtaaatgggtgacttgggcgggtttggattgggtaaaatgggtaatgggtataagtgagtcaactcatttatacccatttaattagatgggtataaatgggtaagtcaaaaaatgaattgggtaacccaattacccatttataactcatttattttaactttttgcaaactcatttaaattcatttttgcaaactaagttatcaatttataccactctttgtacccatcattagttttaaatatttacttataatgttcaataaacttaattaccaatttttttcatttatactctatgtcacaaaattacctattatttaataattgaataatacgaatataaaaatttgaattaagtactataaaaattaatataaaaacttaatccaaaaattttgaacccctaacatttttttcatatataaatttaaaatttcattttataaagataagaaaataggctaaaatttatcataaattggtaatgctaaaaaatgagcaagttaacaaactaagaaaaaataaaataataagataaaaccaacaaataataataataataataataatgttaacatcatgacaaaatgaaaaatttgaaaaaaaaaaaggtaggggaaaagaagagacttggggggaagagaattttaaatgggttaattgggtttgatgggttacccaataatacccatttaatacccatatacaaaaatttaaatacccatacccatctattcatgggcgggtatgggtaaatCTAGTTAATTGGGTTAATTTGCCAcctctattttttattattacatTAGCAATATTGattttttagatattaattGTTCTGGGTGTTATCAAATATTGCAGTAGTAATGCTTTTAGTAaaaaatagggataatttcaaaaacctcccctgaggtttctgacaatttcactgagctcccctaaggtttgaaaaattacacttacctctcttgatttgatagttttagtaacaaaaccttaaaataatattgacttggacaattttttaattaaatacCCAAAAAATGCCCTTGTggaatgagttttaatttattttcctatacaattataagattatttagtataattataaggaaaaggtgccaaatttttcatgtttctatctactatttgataaacaactataatgATACTTTTATTACTATGATATGATATTTTTTATGGTATTGTATTATGGATtcaaatttataagatagaacagaaaatgttgaaataattcatttagagtttATAAATTTTTGGAGTAGTGAAATTATTGTAATTTAGTAGTGTttttgggccatttctttttgatttattgttaattttaataccaaaaaatagaaaacaaagatcagcaaaaacattggattacatataaaattaactcaTCAAAAAAGTACTAGTTCGACATTTGGTTATAATAGAAACCTAGAGACAATAGTGATAGTTCTACAGTTTTATTGGCGaaaaatttaaagaaaggaataagaaggaaaaaggttgaaaaaataaatttaaaactcattttaagtataagcataccaaataagagaatttcattaaaatatttaagggtaaaattgtcattttaaatgataagggaggtatgtgtaatttttcaaacttcaggggagctcagtgaaattgtcaaaaatctcaggggaggtttctcaaattatccctaaaaaataaacaaattgataaaaagtGATATTAGGGGATAAAGTGCAAAACAAGCTATACTTTAAGGGATCTTACTGTAGTCAGCTCTAACGGGTATAAGTGTTCTTTTGACATCACTATTACATAATATTAGAATTGACTAACGGCTTAGGagataaagtgaaaaaaaaataacgtTAGGGAATAAAGTGCAAAAAAATAACGTGGCTGTTCAGATGAAAGGtaaagataaaattttattgaaaaaagtgGATTGACTTTTCTAATATAGCaattaatttgaaaaagaaaaggtgacaaatataacaaattttATGGGTTGGAGGGAGTAATACTGATCTTCAACCCATAGAGAGTGCTTCACCTTTTCTTTATCCATCCAAATTCTTTTTTGCACTTCTTAGATAACTGAATAAGAAGAGGGGTTGAAGAAGAATGGGAAGAAAATCAAGTTTTCTGCCACCTTGAGACAATCTTGGAGATATTGCTGCGCCTAAAGAAATTCTGTTGTTAGTTTGTACAAAGCCTGAACACAGTAAGTTGTAGCATCCCCCAGTCAAATATAGATCAGTCTGCAGATTGAAGGCAGTTAGGAGTCAGAAACTTTCATGTCTAATCCATACAAATGATGAATTCGTGAAGAATCCAGGACATATCATTGATAATTACCGTCCTATTTGTGAAGAATCTAGGGAATTTATCTCGATACAAATTTGGATTGATCTGGAAAAATCAAACATGGAAGATCCTTAGATCATCTTCTTCTACATCAGAAGACGAAATACAACATTGAGGAACACTTTCATTCCCAGAAGATGAGAAACAAAAGGCAAGTCTAAAACGAGTTTTACTGATTATTGTGGTGATCATGTGAGTTTAAATAACAGATTCCAAATGTCAAGTATGGAATCAAGACGCGAATAGTATGATCATAATTGGCTGCACTTACAAAATAGTTGGCATGTTTGGATGCGTGAGGATGACCGATGAGGCTGTGTAATCGGTTCTGAACACGAAGTTAGAATTTTCCTACAATACAAGTATACAACTGGATTGTTCTTGTTTGTACTTTCTGTTTTAATTTACTAAGATGTATGAGCTATAGAAATTCAAATCACATGGAGACAACCTTAATATTATTGTTTTCAACTTTTTAAAATGTTTTTTCATTCGCCCACATCCCATGCATAACGACAGATTAGCTGTATTACCAACATCTTCGTTAGTCAACTACCGCGGGCTtacatttttaatttattaaggTTTGCTAGTACAAACCTTAATATTGTTTTCAACTTTCTTAAATGTTTCTTCTTTCCCCCCACCCCATACATCACAGATTAGCTGTGCTACCAACATCTTTGTTAGTCAACTGCTGCGAACTTACAttgtttttttaatttctgGGCATATGCACCCTTAATTCCAGTTCCTATAGATATAAGGATAGAGGAAGCTTTGGAAATGGACAAGTTGAGCATAGCAGATGAAGATGACAGGACTCAATATTGCAATGCTTTGGTGGGTGGTTGTAATATTTGCCTTGCCATCGGCTCATGGCAGCATTGATCAAAGCCCCAAAGCGGTGGAAAAATGGTTCAAGAGGCTTCCGCAAGCAAAGGAGAAGTTGACAAAGCTTCACTTCTATTTTCACGACACTGTAACTGACAAGAACCCCACGGCAATACGAGTTGCTCAAGCCAACATTACTAGCAAATCACCAACGCGGTTCGGGGAAACCTTGGTCGTCGATGATCCACTGACACTGGGACCTGAGCCCTCTTCCAAGATCATCGGTCACGCCCAAGGTATATATAGTTCGGTTTCCAAAGAGGAACGTTCCCTGATTATGATTCTGAATTTGGTATTCAACGATGGCAAGTTTAACGGCAGCACCCTTAGCCTTCTGGGTAGTAATTCCATTTTCCACGAGTACAGGGAGATGCCGATACTAGGTGGTACTGGGGTTTTTAGATTGGCCCACGGAATAGCTACAGCAAAAACCTGTGCCAGCAATACTACTACACGAAATGCTGTTGTTGAATACCACGTCCTCGTTCTACATTATTGACCTTGATTCGATGCCATTTGTTCCtcctattttattttcttgtttccTTTGTCATATCGATCACAATAAGGATTTTCATGGCCTTCATTTCTTGTTAAGGATGTAATTCTTGAATAATTTAATAATGCATTAAGACGAtgacttaaattttttttctttgtttcacTTCTATTTGTTTGGTATCTTTCTTGATAATGCTGATTATCAGCCCATACggagagcttttccttttccttctccaTTCATATTCCTTTTTGCACTTCTTAGACACCTAAATAAGAAGAAAGGTTGAAGAAGAACGGGCAGAGAGGTGGCCGTTTGTTAGTCATCTTGTCCTTGggagttttttttcttcttatctGTACATGGCCAAGGCCTAGTTTCAACTAATCTTAGAGACCAGattttagttttgaatttttaaaaCGTTATACTGTGGTACTCTCCCCTGCTGGAGAAAACAAGACTTTTTGAactaaaaaaagataaaatcaGAGTAGGTCTTGCGCTGCTTTCGGAGTTGGATTGCGTATAAATTTTTTGTGCGATAAAAAAGAGCTCAAAAAAGGAACTCAAAGAATAAATAGCACCCAAAGGATATATTAATGTCCACAGGTTCAAGAAAGAACCTTCTTCTCATACTTGATCAAGATGAGCAAACGTATTACTTGCATTCCGTATTCCTTTCCAGCATTACAATCTAttaatttcatttgttttataCAAAAATAGGGGGAAGTGACCATGCATCGCATGAGTGTATGGTGTCTGTGGTTAGAGAGGATTTTTCATCGGATAAATAATAGTACATTCTGAAAAGAATAATACATTCTAATTGCAACACACACTTGTACACTTTTGCTTTATCAATACTTTTACAATTTTACCATTCCCAAAAGTGCCCAATAGATGTCAGTTGAAAATCATCCAAGAGCAGACATAAGTTGTTTCACACAAAGGAATATCCTCCAACAATTAGTTATAACAACATGTTAATTGCACAATGtgttgatatatctttgtgttAATTGCACAACAAAAGCCATACTTTAAGATTGCAAATGTATTTATAACATCATTTCAGTAATTATACCAACACATAAGTTTATATGAGTTGTACTCAATGCAAAAACGGTTgcaaaataattttatatt encodes the following:
- the LOC113769053 gene encoding dirigent protein 23-like — encoded protein: MTGLNIAMLWWVVVIFALPSAHGSIDQSPKAVEKWFKRLPQAKEKLTKLHFYFHDTVTDKNPTAIRVAQANITSKSPTRFGETLVVDDPLTLGPEPSSKIIGHAQGIYSSVSKEERSLIMILNLVFNDGKFNGSTLSLLGSNSIFHEYREMPILGGTGVFRLAHGIATAKTCASNTTTRNAVVEYHVLVLHY
- the LOC113768721 gene encoding dirigent protein 2-like — translated: MQVLNIAMLWLAVVIFAAPLAPGSIDQSPKAVEKWIKELRHGKEKMTKLHFYLHDIITAKNPTAVRVAQAKITSKSPTKFGETVVLDDPLTQGPEPSSKIIGHAQGIYSFVSREEKSLIMILNLVFKDGKFNGSTLSLLASNPFLHQYREMPILGGTGAFRLARGIATEKTYAANVTTKNAIAEYRVLVLHYRF